The following is a genomic window from Hypomesus transpacificus isolate Combined female chromosome 14, fHypTra1, whole genome shotgun sequence.
TTTACTCTGTGAATATACGATATCAACTAATGTGATGTATTCTAGgttggatggagaggagggttagTTATTTTAGGAAGATTTAGGATGGATGACGAGGCATAAGGTCCTGGAGGAAGTGTATTTTGAAAAGGCAAAAAGATGACATGGCATGTTCGATATTCACCTGTCTGACGGGACAGAATCTTGAAAAGAAAAACGAATAGGAAAGTAAAAGATGGCTCAGGAAGTTGCCATAGGAACTGCTGAAAGATAAATGGACTTTAGTCCGGTGTGGAAGAAAACGAAAAGTGTTTTGAGAAAAGCCTGATATCGATTCTTATTATCATCATTTACATCGTTATCCTTAAATATGAATTGAGTGAACCTGTAAAATATGTAAGAATAATTACAATATCAAAAGTATTATAGAAAAGGTTTTACCTGATCAAATATGCCCACAGCAAGGACTGGCAGGGATGTATAGACTATATTGAAGAGGGTAATAAACCACTGGTCATAAATAGTCTGAGAAAACAAGGGATAAAGGGATTAATTTAATAAATGCTAGTATTACTTTTGTCTGACACAAATTCTTACCTAAATGTGAAATATAAAAATGTCTCACCTGTGCTGAAAAACCACAGAAGAACCCAAACCAGAAATGCACCAACGTGAAGGCAAAGTTCTTGTAAAAGAAATAACACAGGAAGTTGCACATACGAAAGTAGGACCATCGTCCGTGCACCAGTAGGAGGCGCTGCAGGAAGCGGAACTGGGCAAAAGAGTAGTCAGACGCCAGAACGGCCTGCATGCCCTCCTGTCCACTTATGCCAACTCCAATGTGAGCACCTGCAGGCACAgcaccacacagtcacacagcagatTGTACAGATATTCAGTGATCTCCATGCTTAGTATTTCAATTATCAGATGgggccagatggctgagcggttagggaatcggactattaatcagaaaattgccggtttgattcccggccgtgaaaaatgaatttgtgtccttgggcaaggcacttcaccctacttgcctcgggggaatgtctctgtacttactgcaaatcgctctggattaaagcgtctgctaaatgactaaatgtaattatcTTTGCAACACCCCAAAAAAACGAAAGTTTTTAAAGAGAAGCCCTCACTCTTGATCATGCTGACATCATTGGCTCCGTCTCCTATCGCCAGGGTAACGGCCCTCTTGGACCTCTTCACCAGCTCCACCACCTGGGCCTTCTGCATGGGCGTGACCCTGCAGCAGATGACCGTTTTACACATGCAGGCTGTGTCCAGCAGCAGCTGGTCCAGCTGAGGTTGGAGAGCCTGGGCCTGCAAGGCAGTCACATTAGACCCTGTTAatgatcatcatcaccaccctgAAGCGTCAGAGCCGAGCCCCCCTACAGAAGCAACCTGCAGCAGAGCTACGTGGGGCTGTTGTAGCAGACGTGTCATTTCCAGGATTAGCAATACCTAAGGGAGGGGCCCTCCTGCAGGGAACTGGGTTGTAATTTGAGGCTGTCACTGGGCTGGGGACTCCCAGCACGCTAAGACTGTGCTTCATTACCAACTAGCACAGTGAGCAGCCAGCAAAGGAAAACATGACACTGTGCATGTTGTACACGCAGGTCAATAAGTCACATATGAGCATGTGCAGTGTTTTCACAAACACGACTAAACCCATTATGAACATGTAAGCAGAACACACTAGTAAAGGAACACTTTACAACGACTATGAAATtaatttgtttgtttacatgacTCATTTGATCTAAACACTTTCGGATACTGTGGGAGACCCTTACCAGACTGTGTCCATTGAAAATTAAGGCGTATTCTGCAATAATGGTTTCCTCAAACACTGAGTCATCAAAACACGCATCTGTCTTCTCAACATCAAATCCGTTGCTGACTCTGCTCAGCCCAAGGATGTGTTCCTTGGCActtctgaggagagaggaaaacagaTTTGCAGTTATCTCCCAAAGATACTACACTGTTAGGGCATTTCTCATAGATTACCACTGGGACCAGTTGGCATAGTGATGGTACTACTACTAACCTTACTAATCTAGCCCTACACCTCTAGGGGCGAAGTTGTTTTGGGAATAACAATAtattgtgtgtgaaggtgtctTGTTGGGCTCACCTGAGTTGCTGCTGAACCTCCAACAGCGTGTCACCTGAGATGATGAAGACCTCGTTCATGTCATCGCGCAGCATGTTGCAGGAGTAGCCGATGTTCATTGCAGTTTCTGTAACCACATACGACGCACGCTCAACACAAGTTCTTTCCGGAGTTAACAAGGATAGTCATAGTATGAGTATGTGTTTACCTAGTTTGTCCCCAGTGAGGACCCATATCTTAATGTTAGCCAGGCTTAAACAGGCAATGGTTTCAGGTACTCCGTCCTGAAGTTTGTCCTCTACTGCTGTAGCACCTAAGAGCTTGAGACAGGATAAGGGATTGATACGTGGGTTTTCTATAcatgtgtgaggttgtctcttgctgtggtcaagaggtcaagcagcaggtctcggacaatacacatatagataggagaatgtgcactttaacctttagacagagcaacatgcagaaaatagtataaacgatgagtgatgactgcaccacctgtgtgttgttcttcctatgccttaagttgtggaatgcctaccgtttaaggatatgttttggtggttactatatttgcaTGGTCCTGCTCATGCATATAATGTTCATCTGAGGgacatgtttgtcagtcatgccaactactttgcctgtcgtggtgacctgatccgagcagctcgattaataaacgaagtcaactctttttcattgtggtgcgttccttggcccatcctccgacagaatatcatTTTAACAGGGATCTGAATCAATAAATGTTATGAAATTTGTTTAGAGATAAAGTAAAGCTGACAGTTTGACAGATCTTACCATTAGGCCTTGTTCAATCTCCTCATAGAGCCCATTGAGGAGATCCTCCTGGTTCTCTATCACAGTCCTGGCACTGTGGAGTTTCTTAATCCACTCTTCAAAATAATCTTCATCCAAATCTTTGTAGGCCAGAGCCAGTGTTCTTAACCCTTCTCCAGCAAACTCCTACAACAGACGTAATCTGATTATTAAATACTCTGAACATTGTTGCATGGTAAACATAAAGTATGTTATTGTGTGGTTATTGGAAAACAGAAAAAATACTCTTCCTTTggtatttattttcaatttgaaCTTTAAAAAACATACGTTTAGATGCTCTGAGGTAGTATACATTAAATCTTCATTTGAAGAGTCCAGTCGGTCAAAAATGATGGTGTCAGCTCCTTTAGTGTACAGCTtgatgtgtccctgtgtgttcctCACTAGATAACAAAGGGATGCAAACATAACTTCATGACATTTTCAGTGTCCACCAGCTGATCAAATAACAACCTCATGCCATTGTCTATATGGGAGAGGGCTATAGAGCATGACTGCATTCCAAAGGGTTGCAGATTCAAATCTCGCCCTCTTGTATGTTGctatggataaaagcatctgataATGAATATTTTTTGTCTTATCTTAAGAGTATACTTTCTACAACATAAACATAATTGTTGTGTAATGAAGACTTGGAGGGTATTCCAAATATTCTAAGAAAAAATACTGCAAATCATCTACATGTTTTACAAGTTTAAATGCAAGCAAACGAGAGCCTTGCTTTGAAAAATGAAGACCTAACCAATGACACTCATTCTCTTGCGCACGTTGTTGAAGTCCAGTATAGCCAGAAGCTGGTAGGTGTAGGCCTTGCCCATTTCATATAGAGTAATGGTCTCTGGCGTTCTGGATCGGAAGACAAACCCAAAGTTGCGTGCAGCCGTGACCAGGGCTCCTTCGTCAGGTGACTGGGCCTGGTACACCAGGTTCCCTTCATGTGACACAAACAATTCAACATGTCCATCACAAACAACATAGTGAGTTATGGCTGTATTCTCTGTACTAAAGCAACCACGAGAAGGTGTGGTGTATCGCCTAATAACCCGTGGGTTGTGATGCAGTTATAGACCTGTCGCCCAGCCAACGTGATGCCCCTGGCACAGTTGTTTGAATCAGCttgttttctttgtgttttaTCTTTATCTTTAGGTTTTCTTTACTAATGTCATGCTGACTAGCCAACTAGCGGCAAGACAATATCATGTTGATACTTTATTTTCAGTAGAGATGCAGTGAATTTTATCTAAGTGTTAAGGAATGAAAAAGTTTACTAATAATCCATGTGGATGCGCAGTAATATCTTGATTCGAACTATGGAAAGGTTTATTGTCAACCAATAAGATGTGAGAACTATCCCGTTGCCATGGCAAGAGATGATTCAGTTGATATCAGACGTGAGCATGCATGTACCTTCAGTCCTCTCCTCTGGCATGACTGTGTGACACAAGGCCAGCAGCCTGAAGAACTCCTGCACAGCAGGCTCTTCTAGTTTTATAGCCTCCACCAGGCTGCGGTCATGGAACCTGAATCTCTTGTCACTGAGTGGGTTGAAGGAGAAATCCACACAGGCGGTCTTCTAGAGGTGTACAGACCAACACGGAAGGTTATTATTTGATGGTCTTCCCTCCACTCATGGTATTCTACGTGGTCTAGTTTTCTCCAGCGTTACCTCGGTTATTTCTACTCTCTGGCCAAATTCATCGTAAACGTCACCTGAAGGAGGACAAGGATTACAGCCCGTTCAAAAGAAATAGACATCTCAGAGCAGCATGGTCTATATGGCGTACCATAGGTCTTCCCATTGATGGAACACTTGTTGAAGACCATGATGTTCTGGGTGAGAGTTCCTGTCTTATCTGAGAAGATGAACTCCACCTGACCCAGCTCCTCGTTCAGGGTGGTGGTGCGGGCCTCTGCCGGAGTGTCATTTTGGGGATAGTACATCTTCCTGTCCCAGTTAATGAAGTAGCTGTGACCCAGTCGAAGAACCTCAacactgaaaatgaaatgaGGAACTGTTGGACTGCTCTGCTTTTAGGTAACATTTGAATAATAAACGAGGCCATTGGGTAGCTTTTGTGTTTATTCTATTGTTTGTGTTACCTCTGGTATTACTTATTATGTAACTTATGTACGTTAACTGAACACTTGACTTGTCGTCAGGATTAATAAAGCGAATAGAATTTACTGAGTTGAACAGCTGTATCATGTCTATACATTTGAAATGGCAATCATTTgtattgttttatgttgtttctGTTCCACGTTGCCACCCTTACCTGACATAGAGTGAGATGGGTACCACTGTGTTCAGGATGATTACATAAGACCAGAAGGTGAGGAAGCCAGAGAACACAACGTTGTTCAGGGGCTGATCCCAGAGCAAATACACCCGGAAACTTCTGCCAACCCTCTGTTCCCAGATGGTGTTTCCGATTGCCAAAACGACCCCCATGCAAATGAGAAAGCCAAATATCTGAAGGCGGAGATCAATGCATTTGTATTAAAAACACACTGCATTCAGAACTGAGCTTGATTTCTTGCACCCCTGTgtactaaatgaatacatatatatataaaaaaatctaaattgcTCTAGAGAATACAAAAATATCTCACCCATAAAACTAAGGTGTTCATCAGCTTATCAATACTGGTCCTTTTGAATGTAGTCCTCCCACAGTTCTGCATCAGCTTAGTTTGCAGTCCTTGATGAAGCAGATATTTCAGGTATCCAGACAAAAAAACTACATATAATGGTTTGCTGTTATAATACATAATAACGTCAACATACCAGCAAAGATGACCAGTCCGAAGCACCACTCTGTGTTTCTGAGGACACATCCTCTGAGAAGCATCTTATCATTATCCAGTGGATACTTGTTATCTCTCCAGCACAGCGTTCCTGTAAACTTGTCCAGTTTGTTATTTGGAGGTTCGCATATTACTTCCCCTAAGGAACACAGACGACACACATTCACCACAGGAAACCAGACACTAAGCTTCATGTGTACTGTAGATCGGTATTGTTCAGAATAATCATCTAACAAGAAAAACAATTATATAATGTTTTTTCACAcggtaaaacaaaaacactttgaaTTCGTTAGATGTGTGATAACTTAAAAGAACCTTGAGCGAGAGCAGCTCTTTCACCAGTTAATAATAGCTCAGAGAAATCAATGGAAATATATCACTAAGCTTTGGGACATAAAAGTGCATGAAAAGCATGAAAGTACTGTATATCAAACACTTATAAATTAATTGAGTAATTCAAGCAAACCTAAGGTCAATAGAATCACACAGGATCAAATCAAAGGAAGGGTGGGAGCCAAGGACATTTGACATTCAGTACAAAGGTCTGCAAACACAGAATACTGCAAAAGCATCACCATCAAAATCAGCCAGCTTTGAGATGTCTTCTCCCAGGTCTGAGGTTGCCGTCAAAGCCTGCCGAACCTTCAGATTTGTTTCTCTGTgtagacaaacacagagacctTACTTGCAAAGTGAAATGACAGACCGATGGTAACATGCAAGGatcagtgttcactgactgtGGAGTTCGGTTTGGGTTGGGGATTCGGGATTCGGGATTCGGGATTCATGATTCATGATTCATGATTTGTGATTCGTGATTCGTTTGCACAGGACAGAATGTGGAGAGACGCTGACTGAAGACGTGTTGAGTAATCATTAAAGACGgttgtgaaaacagaaaaaataCGAAGTGACTCGACCTCAAAACAGAAATGAGTTCACACAGTTTACCCCTTCAACACTTAACTGTTTCTACTGTGGCGCCTGTCCCATCACAAAGCATGACATACTGCCGTCAGAACTGGAGACTTACCCATCTAGTTCTGCTGTCTCAATATAGCACAATCCATAGGGCTCACAACTGGAGAGCAGCAATATGTCTGCCTATGGAGACCAAAAACAATAAACCATCACTGCTTCTTCAATGAAACTCAAACGTAGCAGAATCTAATGTAAACTTCTCGGATGTAAACATGGATAAATCAACCAAATCATGGTCAGTGATGAATCTATGTGACGTGTGAATCTTTGCGTGAAAGGTTATGTTGTGCACTCACATGATCATGTATCTATTAAAATCAACTTACAGCTACAAACTGGTTATTTTCCATCTTGATGATATCTCCAACACGCACATTCATCCATTTTTCCTTCTGCAAACTAAAAACATATAGACATTTTAGAACACCTTTAATATGGAGTTTAATCCCATCACATGTGATGAACTAATCTAGCTATTTGTCCAACTACTCCACTGCAGTACATCTAGTGAAGTTTAAACTAACCTGCCCTTGATGAGCACCTGGGACTGGCGGTTGTTGACCTGTTGATCATTCTTATGGCGGAACTGAAATCATGTGGTGCAAAGGCATACAGCTATTCACAACCTGGTTAGCTGGTGAAAGTGATTGACAATGCATCACCGTGAACACGTTAAGAGTGGCAGTTTAAATTGGGTGATGAACTCACATAGTCATCGGAGGCATCTTTCACTGCTGTGATGACCAATACTAAGACCAAAGGCACGATGGTGGtgaaccaggagagagaggagatatcTGGAATCaactacaaacacagacaactgtctTAATTCAGTTTGAAATATAAACAGTGTTCGAATTGTCAGTTGGGAAATGTATTCCATCTTCATAAAAAGTATGCGTCCAGGTATATGGTAAGCAAGATGCTTTTTATATAGAAAGGTTAAATTCCCACCTGTAATATCAACAGCACAAAGAAGTACGCATTTGCAACCCTCTGAAACTGCTCAAACAAAttgattggcaggaaggtgaatATGTTGTACTTTGAGGTTTTGATATGATTGTCCTGGAAAAAAGAACATTCAGAattattacatttatttaaaccCAATTACATATTAAACACTGAAGACAAATCCCAAGGCAATTtcctggggcctgttccataaagcgagtttacagAATACTTTTGTCAGTTACCTTCCTTGACATAATCTTGGTTTACTCTGTAAACTCACTTTGTTGACAGGCCCATGTTGTCCTCTAATGGAGTTCACTCACAGTGTATGAAAACTTCTCATTGTAGTCCCGATCATTGGCTTTTACGTGACGTTCTTCctctgaaaacaaaacaaaaaatgagaTAAAGGCAATACCCTCAATACATCTTTTTAGATAGATAATTTTTGGTGCTCAAGAACAATTGCGAATTTTACCCATGTGCTCTGTTCCAGAGACGCATTTTTTCTGCATTTATGCACACTTTCAGGAGTCTTAAACACAAATATACTCCACAATCAAGTAGGCCTGTTATTTTACAAACAATCAGTGCTTAACTGTAGAACAAAACACAGGACTCAAACGTATGAAGCATCCAAAG
Proteins encoded in this region:
- the atp8b4 gene encoding probable phospholipid-transporting ATPase IM isoform X1, which encodes MSLANRSHGKCGRKPHVCSWLSPDIMAFWRRNIYFEEERHVKANDRDYNEKFSYTDNHIKTSKYNIFTFLPINLFEQFQRVANAYFFVLLILQLIPDISSLSWFTTIVPLVLVLVITAVKDASDDYFRHKNDQQVNNRQSQVLIKGSLQKEKWMNVRVGDIIKMENNQFVAADILLLSSCEPYGLCYIETAELDGETNLKVRQALTATSDLGEDISKLADFDGEVICEPPNNKLDKFTGTLCWRDNKYPLDNDKMLLRGCVLRNTEWCFGLVIFAGLQTKLMQNCGRTTFKRTSIDKLMNTLVLWIFGFLICMGVVLAIGNTIWEQRVGRSFRVYLLWDQPLNNVVFSGFLTFWSYVIILNTVVPISLYVSVEVLRLGHSYFINWDRKMYYPQNDTPAEARTTTLNEELGQVEFIFSDKTGTLTQNIMVFNKCSINGKTYGDVYDEFGQRVEITEKTACVDFSFNPLSDKRFRFHDRSLVEAIKLEEPAVQEFFRLLALCHTVMPEERTEGNLVYQAQSPDEGALVTAARNFGFVFRSRTPETITLYEMGKAYTYQLLAILDFNNVRKRMSVIVRNTQGHIKLYTKGADTIIFDRLDSSNEDLMYTTSEHLNEFAGEGLRTLALAYKDLDEDYFEEWIKKLHSARTVIENQEDLLNGLYEEIEQGLMLLGATAVEDKLQDGVPETIACLSLANIKIWVLTGDKLETAMNIGYSCNMLRDDMNEVFIISGDTLLEVQQQLRSAKEHILGLSRVSNGFDVEKTDACFDDSVFEETIIAEYALIFNGHSLAQALQPQLDQLLLDTACMCKTVICCRVTPMQKAQVVELVKRSKRAVTLAIGDGANDVSMIKSAHIGVGISGQEGMQAVLASDYSFAQFRFLQRLLLVHGRWSYFRMCNFLCYFFYKNFAFTLVHFWFGFFCGFSAQTIYDQWFITLFNIVYTSLPVLAVGIFDQDVNEQNSRRYPSLYRPGQLNLLFNKREFFLCTLQGMCTSFVLFFIPYGAFSISVGDDGSRISDQQAFAVTIATSLVIVVSVQIGLITNYWTAVNHFFVWGSLAVYFAILFALHSDGIFGIFPNQFSFIGAARNCLSQKNVWLVILLTTVVCVMPGLAVRFLRADLHPTHTEKVRLLQQASRKQAPQQQNLRRVRRTSSRRSAYAFAHQQGYGELITSGKNMRVTPAPSSPSAGGVQDSPRGLSTGLRKNDITSVSDEGTGGSESRCLSADHGLHKQHTEEGLSG
- the atp8b4 gene encoding probable phospholipid-transporting ATPase IM isoform X2; this encodes MAFWRRNIYFEEERHVKANDRDYNEKFSYTDNHIKTSKYNIFTFLPINLFEQFQRVANAYFFVLLILQLIPDISSLSWFTTIVPLVLVLVITAVKDASDDYFRHKNDQQVNNRQSQVLIKGSLQKEKWMNVRVGDIIKMENNQFVAADILLLSSCEPYGLCYIETAELDGETNLKVRQALTATSDLGEDISKLADFDGEVICEPPNNKLDKFTGTLCWRDNKYPLDNDKMLLRGCVLRNTEWCFGLVIFAGLQTKLMQNCGRTTFKRTSIDKLMNTLVLWIFGFLICMGVVLAIGNTIWEQRVGRSFRVYLLWDQPLNNVVFSGFLTFWSYVIILNTVVPISLYVSVEVLRLGHSYFINWDRKMYYPQNDTPAEARTTTLNEELGQVEFIFSDKTGTLTQNIMVFNKCSINGKTYGDVYDEFGQRVEITEKTACVDFSFNPLSDKRFRFHDRSLVEAIKLEEPAVQEFFRLLALCHTVMPEERTEGNLVYQAQSPDEGALVTAARNFGFVFRSRTPETITLYEMGKAYTYQLLAILDFNNVRKRMSVIVRNTQGHIKLYTKGADTIIFDRLDSSNEDLMYTTSEHLNEFAGEGLRTLALAYKDLDEDYFEEWIKKLHSARTVIENQEDLLNGLYEEIEQGLMLLGATAVEDKLQDGVPETIACLSLANIKIWVLTGDKLETAMNIGYSCNMLRDDMNEVFIISGDTLLEVQQQLRSAKEHILGLSRVSNGFDVEKTDACFDDSVFEETIIAEYALIFNGHSLAQALQPQLDQLLLDTACMCKTVICCRVTPMQKAQVVELVKRSKRAVTLAIGDGANDVSMIKSAHIGVGISGQEGMQAVLASDYSFAQFRFLQRLLLVHGRWSYFRMCNFLCYFFYKNFAFTLVHFWFGFFCGFSAQTIYDQWFITLFNIVYTSLPVLAVGIFDQDVNEQNSRRYPSLYRPGQLNLLFNKREFFLCTLQGMCTSFVLFFIPYGAFSISVGDDGSRISDQQAFAVTIATSLVIVVSVQIGLITNYWTAVNHFFVWGSLAVYFAILFALHSDGIFGIFPNQFSFIGAARNCLSQKNVWLVILLTTVVCVMPGLAVRFLRADLHPTHTEKVRLLQQASRKQAPQQQNLRRVRRTSSRRSAYAFAHQQGYGELITSGKNMRVTPAPSSPSAGGVQDSPRGLSTGLRKNDITSVSDEGTGGSESRCLSADHGLHKQHTEEGLSG